A single Pseudodesulfovibrio aespoeensis Aspo-2 DNA region contains:
- a CDS encoding response regulator transcription factor, with protein sequence MGRKILIVDDEVHIKMLLEQTLEELEDEYGVELFTASDGEEGLAFIRSERPDLVFLDIMMPKMNGYEVCRIVMGDQSLNEVKIVLLTAKGQEVDRKQGLELGAKMYMTKPFDPDEILKVSKDMLGL encoded by the coding sequence ATGGGCAGAAAAATCCTCATTGTCGATGACGAGGTCCACATCAAGATGCTTCTGGAGCAGACCCTCGAAGAGCTTGAGGACGAGTACGGCGTCGAGCTGTTCACCGCCTCGGACGGCGAGGAGGGCCTTGCCTTCATCAGGAGCGAGAGGCCCGATCTCGTCTTTCTCGACATCATGATGCCCAAAATGAACGGCTACGAGGTCTGCCGGATCGTCATGGGCGACCAGAGTCTGAACGAGGTCAAGATCGTCCTGCTCACGGCCAAGGGGCAGGAGGTGGACCGCAAACAGGGCCTGGAGCTGGGCGCGAAGATGTACATGACCAAGCCCTTTGACCCGGACGAGATTCTCAAGGTCTCCAAGGACATGTTGGGATTATAG
- a CDS encoding ATP-binding protein, translated as MAQVRSLSIFKKTGILAVVLFGVIAMLTSVLAAYMLYDRMVEEYVSKGTAIAQSIAGASQDILLNRDAATVQAMIDQYLEIDGVAYVFVMDSDRIVVSHTFVPEMPPRLTTLAEPQDAPLVTEVVAAPLGRIIDVGVPILAGVAGYVHVGMSKELIMKYFWAAVIQVQALLFVILLVCVGVLFVITRRISRPLLQLTEYADRLASHDFTADIEITSSDEVGHLARTMRTMAGELARLFSDMESEVNKATGELREHMVYLSAIIDNLVDGLLVVSPSGSVSVINPAMREFFALGDKDYVGFAAADVFPVEVSELALAIRSCGGVIQSAEIPLSDGRTGKAVGSSIMVAEPVSRCLGGVVLVRDITREKALDQLKTDFISTVSHELRTPMTSVLGFAKIIGRKIRAGVLPSLGGDADASRIAAQVLDNVGIIVTEAERLTEMINDVLDIAKMEAGQVVWRDKAVFMGDVMRQAIEATRGLWSAKGIEVVLDVEEGLPPLRGDHSRLVQVMVNLISNAVKFSSRGPVTCRAHLDRNAVLVSVADHGPGIPEKFIHEIFDKFKQVGDTLTEKPSGTGLGLPICRQIVEHHGGRIWLETEPGKGSDFIFTIPALMTRPREDAVDEACRGILPEPDSAMLMRLADERHLPPLILVVDDDPILGLYFTELFEGCGFRVMLAANGEQAVVMARDHMPGLITMDLMMPDMDGRTAIRCLRHNPFTRHIPILVLSALSEDMSAGGDLALTKPVNDQRLVEVVRALLLKQDVRRSCLVLGDLDDVTFEGLTVFCPSDMTLCPPGDIWRHVEKGFKGMIFIPAEMADRLDLDLLSRVPDLTVIILPVRGGREKAV; from the coding sequence ATGGCGCAGGTAAGAAGTCTCTCCATCTTCAAGAAGACCGGGATTCTCGCTGTGGTCCTCTTCGGCGTCATCGCCATGCTGACATCGGTCCTGGCCGCGTACATGCTCTACGACCGGATGGTGGAGGAGTACGTCAGCAAGGGAACTGCCATCGCCCAGTCCATCGCGGGCGCGAGCCAGGATATCCTGCTCAACCGCGACGCGGCCACGGTCCAGGCCATGATCGACCAGTACCTGGAAATCGACGGCGTGGCCTACGTCTTTGTCATGGACAGCGATCGCATCGTGGTCTCCCACACCTTTGTGCCCGAAATGCCGCCCCGGCTGACCACTCTGGCCGAGCCGCAGGACGCGCCGCTGGTGACAGAGGTGGTCGCCGCGCCCCTGGGCCGGATCATCGACGTGGGGGTGCCCATCCTGGCCGGGGTGGCCGGATATGTCCATGTGGGCATGAGCAAGGAACTGATCATGAAGTACTTCTGGGCCGCAGTGATCCAGGTCCAGGCGCTGCTCTTTGTCATCCTGCTGGTCTGCGTGGGCGTGCTCTTTGTCATCACCCGCCGCATCTCCCGGCCACTGCTGCAACTGACCGAGTACGCGGACAGACTCGCCTCCCACGATTTTACGGCGGATATCGAGATCACCTCGAGCGACGAGGTGGGGCACCTGGCCAGGACCATGCGCACCATGGCCGGGGAGCTGGCCCGGCTCTTCTCGGACATGGAATCCGAGGTCAACAAGGCCACGGGCGAGCTGCGCGAGCACATGGTCTATCTCTCGGCCATCATCGACAACCTGGTCGACGGGCTGCTGGTGGTCAGCCCCAGCGGCTCGGTATCGGTCATCAACCCGGCCATGCGGGAGTTCTTCGCCCTGGGCGACAAGGACTATGTGGGCTTTGCCGCCGCCGACGTGTTTCCGGTGGAGGTCTCGGAACTGGCGCTGGCCATCCGCAGCTGCGGCGGGGTCATCCAGTCCGCCGAGATCCCCCTGTCCGACGGGCGCACGGGCAAGGCCGTGGGCTCATCCATCATGGTGGCTGAGCCGGTCAGCCGATGTCTGGGCGGGGTTGTGCTGGTGCGCGACATCACCCGCGAGAAAGCCCTGGACCAGCTCAAGACGGACTTCATCTCCACCGTGTCCCACGAGTTGAGGACGCCCATGACCTCTGTCCTCGGCTTTGCCAAGATCATCGGCAGGAAGATCAGGGCAGGCGTGCTGCCCTCTCTGGGGGGGGATGCGGACGCGAGCCGGATTGCGGCCCAGGTGCTTGACAACGTGGGCATCATCGTGACCGAGGCCGAGCGGCTGACCGAGATGATCAACGACGTGCTCGATATCGCCAAGATGGAGGCCGGGCAGGTGGTCTGGCGCGACAAGGCTGTCTTCATGGGCGATGTCATGCGCCAGGCCATCGAGGCCACGCGCGGGCTGTGGAGCGCCAAGGGGATCGAGGTGGTCCTCGACGTCGAGGAGGGGCTGCCGCCGTTGCGCGGCGACCATTCCCGGCTGGTCCAGGTCATGGTCAACCTCATCTCCAACGCCGTGAAGTTCTCCAGCCGAGGTCCGGTCACATGCCGGGCGCACCTGGACCGCAACGCAGTGCTTGTGTCCGTGGCCGACCATGGGCCGGGTATCCCGGAGAAATTCATCCACGAGATTTTCGACAAGTTCAAGCAGGTGGGCGACACCCTGACCGAAAAGCCTTCGGGCACCGGGCTTGGGCTGCCCATCTGTCGGCAGATCGTCGAGCATCACGGCGGCAGGATCTGGCTTGAGACCGAGCCTGGGAAGGGCAGCGACTTCATTTTCACCATCCCGGCCCTCATGACCCGTCCCCGCGAAGACGCGGTGGACGAGGCGTGCCGGGGAATCCTGCCCGAGCCGGATTCGGCCATGCTCATGCGTCTGGCGGACGAGCGTCATCTGCCGCCGCTCATCCTGGTGGTCGACGACGACCCGATCCTGGGCCTCTATTTCACGGAGCTGTTCGAGGGGTGCGGCTTCCGGGTCATGCTGGCTGCCAACGGCGAGCAGGCCGTGGTCATGGCCAGGGACCACATGCCGGGCCTGATCACCATGGACCTGATGATGCCCGACATGGACGGGCGCACGGCCATCCGGTGCCTGCGCCACAATCCGTTCACCCGGCACATTCCCATTCTTGTCCTCTCGGCCCTGAGTGAGGACATGTCCGCAGGCGGCGACCTGGCCCTGACCAAGCCGGTCAACGACCAGCGGCTCGTGGAGGTGGTCCGCGCCCTGCTTCTCAAACAGGACGTGCGCCGCTCCTGTCTCGTGCTGGGCGATCTCGACGATGTCACCTTTGAGGGGTTGACCGTGTTCTGCCCCAGTGACATGACGTTGTGCCCGCCCGGAGACATCTGGCGGCATGTGGAGAAGGGGTTCAAGGGCATGATCTTCATCCCCGCCGAAATGGCCGACAGGCTGGACCTGGACCTGCTCTCCCGCGTGCCGGACCTGACCGTGATCATCCTGCCCGTGCGTGGCGGACGGGAAAAAGCGGTATAA
- a CDS encoding ABC transporter substrate-binding protein: MRQCVIWIQRACPAIVLGLAVLAACGIARAGTGGPSYVLGMSAAFTGHSRGLGGELYRGTAAYFTHLNRSGGINGKPVVLVTLDDGYQPDPAIRNTLELLRRGDVLCLYGYVGTPTVTRILPLLGGTAGASKLLFFPFTGAQPQREQPYGRHVFNLRASYRQELKGLVDRFVALGRKRIAVFYQADAYGRSGWDGVRRALAAHGLTMVGEATYRRGSGFDQPMAEQVRILARARPDAIISVGTYAPCAAFIRDARDAGLDQPIANVSFVGSENMLARLEGIGKARGIDYTRDLVNSQVVPSYEDLSLPAVREYRQLMDTIEVVPPDVAGTGYQPFRYSFAGFEGYLNAIAMARVLREFDANPQLGLAAAAQSLRDVDLGIDVRLSFGPDNHQGLSRVYFTTVEQGAFVPVRDEQWEAWRR, encoded by the coding sequence ATGAGACAGTGCGTCATCTGGATACAGCGGGCCTGCCCGGCCATAGTTTTGGGGTTGGCCGTGCTGGCTGCCTGCGGGATTGCCCGTGCCGGGACGGGCGGCCCCAGCTACGTGCTCGGCATGTCGGCGGCCTTCACCGGCCACAGCCGGGGGCTTGGGGGCGAGCTGTATCGCGGCACCGCCGCCTATTTCACCCACCTCAACAGGAGCGGGGGCATCAACGGCAAGCCCGTGGTCCTCGTCACCCTGGACGACGGCTACCAGCCCGACCCCGCCATCAGAAACACCCTCGAACTGCTGCGGCGGGGCGACGTGCTCTGCCTCTACGGCTATGTCGGCACGCCTACCGTGACCCGCATCCTGCCGCTGCTCGGCGGCACGGCGGGGGCGAGCAAGCTGCTGTTCTTCCCCTTTACCGGCGCCCAGCCCCAGCGTGAGCAGCCCTACGGCAGGCACGTCTTCAATCTGCGCGCCTCCTATCGCCAGGAGTTGAAGGGGCTGGTGGACAGGTTCGTGGCCTTGGGGCGCAAGCGGATCGCGGTCTTTTATCAGGCGGACGCCTATGGCCGCAGCGGCTGGGACGGCGTGCGCCGCGCCCTGGCCGCCCACGGCCTGACCATGGTCGGCGAGGCCACCTACCGGCGAGGCTCCGGCTTTGACCAGCCCATGGCCGAGCAGGTGCGCATCCTTGCCCGCGCCAGGCCCGACGCGATCATCTCGGTCGGAACCTACGCCCCCTGTGCCGCCTTTATCCGCGATGCCCGCGACGCCGGGCTTGACCAGCCCATAGCCAACGTCTCCTTTGTGGGCAGCGAGAACATGCTGGCCAGGCTGGAGGGTATCGGCAAGGCGCGCGGCATCGACTACACGCGTGATCTGGTCAACTCCCAGGTGGTGCCGAGCTACGAGGATCTGAGCCTGCCCGCCGTGCGCGAGTACCGGCAACTCATGGACACCATCGAGGTGGTGCCACCGGATGTGGCCGGGACAGGATACCAGCCGTTTCGCTACAGCTTTGCCGGATTCGAGGGGTACCTCAACGCCATTGCCATGGCCCGCGTGCTCAGGGAATTCGACGCGAATCCCCAACTCGGACTGGCCGCGGCGGCGCAATCCCTCAGGGATGTGGATCTTGGAATCGATGTCAGACTCAGCTTTGGCCCGGACAACCACCAGGGCCTCAGCCGCGTGTATTTCACCACCGTGGAGCAGGGCGCGTTCGTGCCGGTGCGCGATGAGCAGTGGGAAGCATGGCGCAGGTAA